The Rhizorhabdus wittichii RW1 genome segment AAACTACACCGGTCCACCGCTGGGAATCGACCTTGGCGAACTGTTCATCCGCGACAGGACAATTCCAGCCGCGCGCGGCCGCAAAAAGGCGCGTGAACTGGTGGCGATGATGGTCATCTCCCAGGCGTGCGACCTGGAGCACGGGAAAGTCGGTACGGTTCTCATGGTCGAGGGAACGGTCCAACTGCGCACCGCTTCGACGCGCGACACGAACGAGGAAGCGCACCGCCGGCTGCGCGTCGATATCTTTCAGTATGAAAACGGCGTGGGCGAGAAGGAGGATCTCATCATTGAGTGGGACGCCCAGCGCCTGCGCACATTCAACGTCGATACCTTTCATAAGGATATGCGTGCCGCAGGCTTTGATCGGGTCGCACGATTGCGCCCCGTCCATGCCTTGGCCATGCAGCAGAAGTTCGCGGCGAACCTGACCCGCGTCGGTATGCCCGATGCACTCCCGGCCTATCGATATGGTGGTATGGAGGTGCATGTCGCAGGCCCCGGTGACAATACGCTGATCCGCCTGATGGATCCTGTCCCGAAGGCCGACAAACCAATGTGCGTCGTTGGCGAGGATCCAAGAAGGATGGTTGTGACCGATCCCGCTCTCGAGCGAGTTCGCTCGGCGCTGCGGGCTGCTGATCCTGCCCAGTTCGCGGAAGGTGCCATCGAGGCGCTGCGCACGGAGTTCGACGATATCAAGAAACTGCGCCGTATGCGCAGCTGCGAACTTCAGGCAGGCAAGCGCGATCTGGGCGCCGTTTTGATCGTCGACGGACCGTTAGGTGACGGTTTCAAGCGCCCGGCGAAGGTGAGGATTATCCTCAGTCATTTTACGCCCTAGGTCCTTTTTTGTTCCAGCTCGTGTTGCGCCTATGGCAAATTTACCATAGGGTCGGTCAGTCCCCATTTGGGGTGCTCGAACGTAGGCGGGGGCATTGGAACATCGGCTGAAAGGCGCGCAAGCAGAGGCGCGCGAGGCGCTGATAGAGGCGCTGCGATCGGCATTATCCGAACTGGACCTGAGCCAGGTAGCCGCCGCGCGCCTGCTCGAGACCGACCAGCCGACCTTGTCCCGATTGTTGTCCGGTCAGCGCACGAGCGTCAGTTTGGACCGGTTGATCCGCTGGTTGGGCCGGCTCGGCCGGACGGTCGACGTCAAGGTAAAGGTGGCCGCGCCAGCCGGCGTGCCGCCACGCGCGAGGCGTGCTCATGGCTGAGCGTGCGGCGCCTCTACACCCTCCGGTCTATCTGGATCACCATGCGAGCACACCCGTCGATCCCCGGGTGATCGAAGCGATGTGCGAAGCGATGCGCACGCTTCCTGCCAATCCCAACAGCGTCGAGCACGCGCTGGGCCGGCAGGCCGCGGCGGCCATCGACGTCGCGCGTATCGAGGTCGCTTCGCTTGTCGGCGGGGAGGCGCAGGATATCCATTTTACCGCGTCGGCGTCCGACGCAATCCGCAAGGCGCTGGAACTGGCGATCGCCCAGCGGGGGGAACTGCGGGTTGCAGCCATGCCGGTGGAACACCCCGCAATGATCCACGCACTGCGGGCGTTGGAGCGGCAGGGCTTGGCCACGGTGCATTGGTTGCAGGTCGATGCTTGCGCGCAGCTTTGTCGCGCGAGCCTGGACGCAGCGCTGGCTGAGGGTCTGGACCTTGTGTGCATGATGGCTGCGAACAACGAGGTGGGCACGGT includes the following:
- a CDS encoding transcriptional regulator, XRE family (PFAM: helix-turn-helix domain protein) — its product is MEHRLKGAQAEAREALIEALRSALSELDLSQVAAARLLETDQPTLSRLLSGQRTSVSLDRLIRWLGRLGRTVDVKVKVAAPAGVPPRARRAHG